The Candidatus Aminicenantes bacterium genome includes a window with the following:
- a CDS encoding DNA translocase FtsK 4TM domain-containing protein — MAKGKKENTDDNELSLKNEILAILSLFLSFFLIFSLVSFTPLDPSFFRLARSRVVYNFGGRVGAELSALLFNLFGMASLLFILAALFLTAYFIFNRSIRNAASKGIGYVLLLLSAAALLANVHPWIFIAGQPVLAGGMVGKLINDFFCAQIKGFFSALLFISLLAISLVLVAKISIKNVFVFLWGIFKKSALQLAAFVGKRVERIRRKKDRQKVQQKYITEGDYVFQGKRPLKEREGEKELQLRPEKKSLIKVPSKFPEETALFPELKQDLAPDPHYQPPPLTYLDASSQKSQIDIDELDEKKQELSQRLREFKIHGDIVEYTPGPVITTFEFVPDAGVKVKDVASLTEDLALVVKAQYVRIERILGKKAIGIEIPNNKRELIHLRELLETPHYQHSPSPLTLALGKTTSGDIFISDLKDMPHLLIAGATGSGKSVTIHSIILSILYKASPQTVKFILIDPKRIELAIYNSLPHLLTPVVVNPKLAKNALDWAVFEMENRYRKLAILQVRNIEQYNKKLEMLLQDEDEELQNLEDKEKIPYIVIIIDELADLMMISAREIEDDIARLAQKARAIGIHLILATQRPSVDVITGTIKNNFPSRIALAVPSKHDSRTIIDQMGAEKLLGNGDMLFLPPKTATLIRLHSAYVSEAETVRVVNFLSKQGKPDFNTQVIKPSAKKDEKVEEQEMDELFFEAAETIISTGQASASYLQRRMSVGYARAGRLIDQLQEKGVISASNSKNQREILLTLQDLENLKKQ; from the coding sequence ATGGCAAAAGGGAAAAAAGAGAATACCGACGACAACGAATTGTCGCTGAAGAATGAAATATTGGCCATCCTCTCCCTTTTTTTGTCGTTTTTTCTGATTTTCAGCCTGGTCAGTTTCACCCCCCTCGATCCCAGTTTTTTCCGCCTGGCCCGCAGCCGCGTGGTTTACAATTTCGGCGGCCGGGTGGGAGCCGAACTGTCGGCGCTCCTGTTCAACCTCTTCGGCATGGCTTCGCTGCTCTTCATCCTCGCCGCCTTGTTCCTGACCGCGTATTTCATCTTTAACCGCAGCATCCGCAATGCCGCCAGCAAGGGCATCGGTTATGTTCTGCTGCTTCTCTCGGCAGCGGCGTTGCTGGCCAATGTCCATCCCTGGATCTTCATCGCCGGCCAGCCGGTCCTTGCGGGAGGGATGGTCGGCAAGCTGATCAATGATTTTTTCTGCGCCCAGATCAAGGGGTTTTTTTCAGCCCTGCTCTTCATTTCGCTGCTGGCCATATCCCTGGTGCTGGTCGCCAAGATATCGATCAAGAACGTCTTTGTCTTTCTCTGGGGAATTTTTAAAAAATCGGCGCTGCAGCTGGCCGCCTTTGTCGGAAAACGGGTGGAAAGGATTCGCCGCAAGAAAGACCGGCAGAAAGTTCAGCAAAAATACATCACCGAGGGCGATTACGTTTTCCAGGGGAAAAGACCGCTGAAGGAGAGGGAGGGGGAGAAGGAACTCCAGCTCCGCCCGGAAAAAAAGTCGCTGATCAAAGTACCCAGCAAATTCCCCGAGGAAACCGCCCTGTTTCCCGAATTGAAGCAGGATCTGGCGCCCGACCCTCACTACCAGCCGCCGCCGCTGACCTACCTGGACGCTTCCAGCCAGAAGAGCCAGATCGACATCGACGAGCTGGATGAAAAAAAGCAGGAATTGTCGCAGCGGCTGCGGGAATTCAAGATTCACGGCGACATCGTCGAGTACACTCCCGGGCCGGTGATCACCACCTTCGAGTTCGTCCCCGACGCCGGCGTCAAGGTCAAGGACGTGGCCAGCCTGACCGAGGACCTGGCCCTGGTGGTCAAGGCCCAGTACGTGCGCATCGAACGCATCCTGGGCAAGAAGGCCATCGGCATCGAAATCCCCAACAACAAGCGCGAGCTCATCCATTTGCGGGAGCTGCTGGAAACCCCCCATTACCAGCATTCGCCCTCGCCGCTCACCCTGGCTCTCGGCAAAACCACCAGCGGCGACATTTTCATCTCCGATTTGAAGGACATGCCCCATCTGCTGATCGCCGGGGCCACTGGCAGCGGCAAGAGCGTGACCATCCATTCGATCATCCTGAGCATCCTGTACAAGGCGTCGCCGCAGACGGTGAAGTTCATCCTCATCGATCCCAAGCGCATCGAGCTGGCCATCTACAACAGCCTGCCGCACCTGCTCACCCCGGTCGTGGTCAATCCCAAGCTGGCCAAGAACGCGCTGGACTGGGCGGTGTTCGAGATGGAAAACCGCTACCGCAAACTGGCGATCCTGCAGGTGCGCAACATCGAGCAGTACAACAAGAAATTGGAGATGCTGCTCCAGGACGAAGACGAGGAATTGCAGAACCTCGAGGACAAGGAAAAAATTCCCTACATTGTGATCATCATCGACGAGCTGGCCGACCTGATGATGATTTCCGCCCGGGAGATCGAGGACGATATCGCGCGCCTGGCCCAGAAGGCCAGGGCGATCGGTATTCACCTGATCCTGGCCACCCAGCGGCCTTCGGTCGACGTCATCACCGGCACCATCAAGAACAACTTCCCCTCGCGCATCGCGCTGGCCGTTCCTTCCAAGCACGATTCGCGCACAATCATCGACCAGATGGGAGCCGAAAAACTCCTGGGCAACGGCGACATGCTTTTCCTGCCTCCGAAGACCGCCACCCTGATCCGCCTGCATTCGGCCTATGTCTCCGAAGCGGAGACCGTGCGCGTGGTCAATTTTCTCTCCAAGCAGGGCAAACCCGATTTCAACACCCAGGTGATCAAGCCCAGCGCCAAGAAGGATGAGAAGGTCGAGGAGCAGGAAATGGATGAACTGTTCTTCGAGGCGGCCGAGACCATCATCTCGACCGGCCAGGCTTCGGCTTCCTACCTGCAGAGACGGATGAGCGTCGGTTACGCCCGGGCCGGGCGCCTGATTGACCAATTGCAGGAAAAAGGGGTGATCTCGGCCTCGAACAGCAAAAACCAGCGCGAGATCCTGCTGACCCTGCAAGACCTGGAAAACCTCAAAAAACAGTAG
- a CDS encoding sigma-70 family RNA polymerase sigma factor, with amino-acid sequence MTEAELIRNAQQGDQAAFGELVCRHEKKLLALCWNMMGDHDEARDAAQEALLQAFQNLERFDAERSFIKWLLGIGAKRCLNRLRARRTFRRFFQNYIQEWRGQGGRRDQALVDMGRTGRLLQKLSGRERTAISLAVFEDFNAREIAAVLGCSENTARVHLFNARSKLKKEVALDMQMGTIRV; translated from the coding sequence ATGACTGAAGCGGAATTGATCAGAAACGCCCAGCAGGGCGACCAGGCCGCTTTTGGCGAGTTGGTCTGCCGTCACGAAAAAAAACTGCTGGCCCTGTGCTGGAACATGATGGGCGATCACGATGAGGCTCGCGATGCCGCCCAGGAGGCCTTGCTGCAGGCATTCCAAAATCTGGAGCGCTTCGATGCCGAGCGCAGTTTCATCAAGTGGCTGCTCGGTATCGGCGCGAAACGGTGCTTGAACCGCCTGCGAGCGCGAAGGACGTTCAGGCGGTTTTTCCAGAATTATATCCAGGAATGGCGAGGGCAAGGCGGGAGACGCGATCAGGCCCTGGTTGATATGGGCCGCACGGGGCGGTTGCTGCAGAAGTTGTCCGGTCGCGAACGGACAGCGATTTCCCTGGCCGTGTTTGAAGATTTCAACGCCCGCGAGATCGCCGCTGTGTTGGGGTGTTCGGAAAATACGGCTCGCGTGCACCTGTTCAATGCCCGCAGCAAGTTGAAGAAGGAGGTGGCCCTTGATATGCAGATGGGTACGATTCGGGTATAA